Proteins co-encoded in one Scomber scombrus chromosome 14, fScoSco1.1, whole genome shotgun sequence genomic window:
- the nectin3b gene encoding nectin-3-like protein, with amino-acid sequence MDHSSGGGGVAVDPRQMTVYFHCQREIALFLKNVTVFIPELPRTAGQGVWSSQVIVPQRVSAVLGKNVTLECMVEVGTNLTLTQSSWERRLPSGSVTVAVYNPEFGISIPPEFSNRLYFRSPSSHDATIVLENVAFSDVGIYTCKVATFPLGNTQASTTVSVLVEPKVYVSAGSTALIDGGNETVVATCIAERARPPAEVSWESNLFGRSEVQLFDEANGTTSTQVRYLWQPTRHVQGHALTCVVRHPALRNDFRIPYQLNVQFAPDISVVGYDGDWYVGRENVQMTCKANANPPAHHFRWIRLDSEMPQGVETINSTLLFLRPLKRNDSGVYRCEVANDINLRSRDVRILIQDPPTMPSTITAPVLTGSASSTLVDDKHHVLLSSPTLEALPEGNLGSIVGGAVGGALFLLLLLCLVGVCYLRKQQTFHGNYYTKQYLGPNDLQKAPAHHELHPTKAGSSSHHQDHDREEWGGRELKHERDRRHHSNYNGEEYPSNGYTRAMRESSHHNSQQNHHHEHTQYSSPRQARSARYPHPPKPLENGSPYMSDDCYDSGPEGDYVSHTDGSVISRREWYV; translated from the exons GTGTGTGGAGCAGTCAAGTGATCGTGCCGCAGAGGGTGAGCGCTGTGCTGGGGAAGAATGTGACGTTAGAGTGCATGGTGGAGGTGGGCACAAACCTCACGCTCACTCAGAGTTCCTGGGAGCGCCGTCTGCCTTCAGGCTCTGTCACAGTGGCTGTCTACAACCCCGAGTTCGGCATCTCCATCCCGCCAGAGTTTAGCAATCGCCTGTATTTTCGCTCACCATCCTCTCACGATGCCACCATCGTACTGGAGAATGTGGCCTTTTCTGACGTCGGCATATATACCTGTAAGGTTGCTACATTTCCACTGGGGAACACTCAAGCCTCCACGACCGTTAGTGTACTCG TGGAGCCGAAGGTCTACGTGTCTGCAGGATCAACCGCCCTGATCGATGGTGGCAATGAAACTGTGGTGGCCACCTGTATTGCTGAGCGGGCCCGTCCCCCCGCTGAGGTGTCCTGGGAATCCAACCTTTTCGGCCGGTCAGAAGTGCAACTATTTGATGAAGCCAACGGCACCACGAGCACACAAGTGCGCTACCTCTGGCAACCCACACGCCACGTCCAGGGCCACGCACTTACCTGTGTTGTCCGCCACCCGGCACTGCGGAATGACTTCAGGATCCCCTACCAGCTCAATGTGCAGT TTGCTCCTGATATCTCAGTCGTGGGGTATGATGGAGACTGGTATGTGGGCCGGGAAAACGTTCAGATGACGTGCAAAGCCAACGCAAATCCACCAGCTCATCACTTCAGATggatcag ATTGGACAGTGAAATGCCACAAGGAGTGGAAACGATAAACAGCACTCTGCTCTTCCTGCGTCCCCTCAAGCGCAATGACTCTGGAGTTTACAGGTGTGAGGTTGCCAATGACATCAACCTCCGCAGTCGGGATGTGCGCATTCTCATACAAG ATCCTCCCACCATGCCTTCCACCATCACTGCTCCTGTCCTAACCGGTTCTGCCTCCTCCACCTTAGTGGATGATAAACACCATGTCCTCCTCAGCTCCCCCACTCTTGAAGCCCTACCTGAGGGTAATCTGGGTTCCATAGTGGGTGGGGCTGTGGGCGGGGCCTTGTTCCTActtctgctgctgtgtctgGTGGGCGTGTGTTACCTACGGAAACAGCAGACCTTCCACGGGAACTACTACACCAAGCAGTACCTGGGCCCCAATGACCTCCAGAAAGCCCCCGCGCATCACGAGCTCCACCCCACCAAAGCTGGCAGCAGCTCCCACCATCAGGACCACGACCGAGAGGAGTGGGGCGGCCGGGAGCTCAAACACGAGCGTGACCGTCGTCACCATAGCAACTATAACGGAGAGGAATATCCCTCTAATGGCTACACTAGGGCAATGAGGGAGAGCAGCCACCACAACAGTCAGCAGAACCACCACCACgaacacacacagtattctAGTCCGCGGCAGGCCAGAAGTGCCAGATACCCTCATCCGCCCAAGCCACTGGAAAATGGCTCCCCCTACATGTCAGACGACTGCTACGATAGCGGGCCCGAGGGCGATTATGTCTCTCACACGGATGGCTCAGTCATCTCTCGTAGGGAGTGGTACGTTTGA